In Sorghum bicolor cultivar BTx623 chromosome 10, Sorghum_bicolor_NCBIv3, whole genome shotgun sequence, one genomic interval encodes:
- the LOC110431439 gene encoding uncharacterized protein LOC110431439: protein MRCGHVLQEQPAGVRSEQDEEAWGHAETMCKAALLSIIHDSLVDAYIPLPSGRAVWEALEARYGLSDPGSELYIMEQFYHYKMVDNRSIVEQAHEVQGLVKELELYGCPLPDRFVAGCIIAKLPHSWTDFATTLKHKRQQFSIAELVGSLDVEDKARAKDVKGKGKGWNGEATTSAHVVQKFRPKPQRKKPQQELKQKSTTFFKKGNNKKMGFDKAKMTCFTCGNNGHLSRECPEAKWKPPPKAKTANTIETDAGASGSGGVEPC from the exons ATGCGCTGTGGTCATGTGCTCCAGGAGCAACCTGCCGGTGTGAGATCCGAGCAAGATGAGGAGGCATGGGGACATGCTGAGACTATGTGCAAGGCTGCACTATTGAGCATCATCCATGATTCGCTGGTTGATGCCTACATACCACTCCCGTCGGGCAGAGCTGTGTGGGAGGCTCTTGAGGCCCGGTACGGTCTTTCTGACCCTGGTTCTGAGCTGTATATCATGGAGCAGTTCTATCACTACAAGATGGTTGATAACCGTTCTATAGTCGAACAGGCTCATGAGGTACAGGGACTGGTGAAAGAATTAGAGCTGTACGGATGTCCTCTCCCTGACAGGTTTGTGGCAGGCTGCATTATTGCTAAGCTGCCACATTCCTGGACTGATTTTGCTACTACCTTGAAGCACAAGAGGCAGCAGTTTAGTATTGCTGAACTTGTTGGCAGTCTTGATGTCGAGGACAAGGCTAgagcaaaggatgtcaaggggaAGGGAAAGGGCTGGAACGGTGAGGCGACTACTAGTGCACATGTGGTGCAAAAGTTTCGTCCTAAACCACAGAGGAAGAAGCCCCAGCAGGAGCTTAAGCAGAAATCCACTACTTTCTTCAAGAAAGGTAATAACAAGAAGATGGGATTTGACAAGGCGAAAATGACTTGCTTCACCTGTGGGAACAATGGGCACTTATCCAGAGAGTGTCCTGAGGCTAAATGGAAGCCCCCACCAAAGGCAAAGACAGCTAACACCATTGAGACTGATGCAGGTGCTTCTGG GTCGGGAGGAGTGGAGCCTTGCTGA